A genomic region of Bernardetia sp. ABR2-2B contains the following coding sequences:
- a CDS encoding BspA family leucine-rich repeat surface protein: MRNLHCSLHSLFLCAVFFTLYLFSVDTAEAQAFRTTWVTDDGTITIPTNSNSGAYNYDITWTNLTNTGVGNGSSTGQTRNYTISGLTNGDTYEIAITGVFPHFYMYNDTTHRAKLRTIEEWGNIEWKSLNSAFYGCFNLTYNAIDNPNLIGVSSMSSMFRSCTIFNGNIGSWNTETVTDMHWMFVDATSFNQDIGNWNTENVTNMNRMFYNCTNFNGNIGNWNTENVESMFEMFGKATSFNQDIGNWNTENVINMSAVFKGATSFNQNIGNWNTSNVISVNSMFEGATSFNQNIRNWNTSNVAGMYWTFRGATSFNQDISNWNTEDVTTMTGMFERATSFNQDIGNWNTSNVTSIRFMFRGATSFNQDIGNWNTENVTDMRWMFLNASSFNQNIGSWDISNVTDMTDMLTRSGLNTSNYDATLIGWATQDVQPNVALGATGLTYCRSVVARNILTSAPNNWIITGDIQNISVSLNNITLPQNQYGLCINTQITLETDGTGTVYWYDSPTSNTPIHTGSNFTTPVLSADSTYFYAQDSSLNCGISDRLEFLVTTSQSLQAISKANYTAYLDNNGNVEVNAALLDSISFPACGDSIVSLLFDDTGLTTRSFSCADTNAVNVVLRVTDNNGNTETSPTIIPVKDTIRPVVSVTVLPVIFNTSNQATISARDFITSLSDNCTDSIDIEVVFDDTGLETIFFDCGNTSVESLNLRITDQAGNQTIQPVIINPSATSYDFNVNIISEPLRPAIISTITALVNNYSCAPKSGELKVTLPSNVTYVSSSINPNRTVGNNLFWDVTDLSFDRSFSVRIQVLPNDSLNIGDEVCFSGHITPETNDLTRLNNIKQYCFLIVNSYDPNDKQVYPQGICDNKLTKRSDLPLTYTIRFQNTGNAPALKVNIVDSLSNLLDRSSLKIVESSHTMVVDTVANSNVINFRFDDINLPDSTSNLEGSQGYVIFELDEIAAHSDTSRIENKSYIYFDTNEPIITNTVKNTIVDTLPTATITINRENSLDKTITVSSSDSIVSVVWFKDGSEVAGFSNQRTIQPTESGNYKAKVVYETGCEFETEEKTFTFDIQTGIEEESAKVFSIYPNPNNGSFKVEFATTIDQKTNLVLVDALGRTIYSKEISMNQKTTPITLPKISAGVYVVQIVSQGKVYTKQLVIQ, encoded by the coding sequence ATGAGAAATCTTCATTGCTCTTTACACAGCCTATTTCTATGTGCTGTTTTCTTTACTCTATACTTGTTTTCTGTAGATACAGCAGAAGCACAAGCTTTTCGTACCACTTGGGTAACCGATGACGGGACAATTACTATTCCTACAAATTCAAATAGTGGAGCATATAATTATGATATTACTTGGACAAATCTTACTAATACAGGCGTAGGTAACGGTTCTTCTACAGGACAAACAAGAAACTATACCATTTCAGGGCTTACAAATGGAGATACTTATGAGATAGCTATTACAGGAGTTTTTCCTCATTTTTATATGTATAATGATACTACTCATAGGGCAAAATTACGCACTATAGAAGAGTGGGGAAACATAGAATGGAAAAGTCTGAATAGTGCTTTTTATGGCTGCTTTAACCTTACTTATAATGCTATTGATAATCCAAATCTTATAGGAGTGAGTAGTATGAGTAGTATGTTTAGAAGTTGTACTATTTTTAATGGAAATATTGGAAGTTGGAATACAGAAACTGTAACCGATATGCATTGGATGTTTGTTGATGCCACTTCTTTCAATCAAGATATTGGAAACTGGAACACGGAAAATGTAACAAATATGAATCGCATGTTTTACAATTGTACTAACTTCAATGGAAACATTGGAAACTGGAACACGGAAAATGTAGAATCTATGTTTGAGATGTTTGGAAAAGCTACTTCTTTCAATCAAGATATTGGAAATTGGAACACGGAAAATGTAATAAATATGAGTGCCGTGTTTAAAGGAGCAACATCTTTCAATCAAAATATTGGAAACTGGAATACAAGTAATGTTATTAGTGTGAATTCGATGTTTGAAGGAGCAACATCTTTCAATCAAAATATTAGAAACTGGAATACAAGTAATGTTGCTGGTATGTATTGGACATTTAGAGGAGCAACATCTTTCAATCAAGATATCAGCAACTGGAACACGGAAGATGTAACAACTATGACTGGGATGTTTGAAAGAGCTACTTCTTTCAATCAAGATATTGGAAACTGGAATACAAGTAATGTTACCAGTATCAGGTTTATGTTTAGAGGTGCTACTTCTTTCAATCAAGATATTGGAAACTGGAATACGGAAAATGTAACAGATATGAGATGGATGTTTTTGAATGCTAGTTCTTTTAATCAGAATATTGGGAGTTGGGATATCAGTAATGTTACAGATATGACAGACATGCTTACTAGGTCAGGGCTAAACACCTCTAACTATGATGCTACACTAATAGGCTGGGCAACACAAGACGTACAACCAAATGTAGCTTTAGGAGCTACTGGTCTAACTTATTGTCGTTCTGTAGTAGCACGTAATATTCTTACCTCTGCTCCTAATAACTGGATTATTACAGGAGATATACAAAATATAAGTGTATCATTAAATAACATAACATTACCACAAAACCAATATGGCTTATGTATAAATACACAAATTACTTTAGAGACTGATGGAACAGGAACAGTTTATTGGTATGACTCTCCTACAAGTAATACACCCATTCATACAGGAAGTAATTTTACTACACCAGTTTTGAGCGCAGATTCTACTTATTTTTATGCTCAAGATTCGTCGTTAAATTGTGGAATTAGTGATAGATTGGAATTCTTAGTAACAACTTCTCAAAGTTTACAAGCCATTAGCAAAGCTAATTATACAGCTTATTTAGATAATAATGGAAATGTAGAAGTAAATGCAGCTTTGTTAGATAGCATCAGTTTTCCAGCTTGTGGAGACAGTATAGTTTCCCTTCTTTTTGATGATACAGGACTAACTACTCGTTCTTTTTCTTGTGCTGATACAAATGCAGTTAATGTAGTTTTGAGAGTTACAGATAACAATGGAAATACAGAAACTTCTCCTACAATTATTCCTGTAAAAGATACAATTCGTCCAGTTGTTTCTGTCACAGTCTTGCCAGTAATTTTTAATACTTCTAATCAAGCAACAATTTCAGCAAGGGATTTTATTACTTCTTTAAGTGATAATTGTACAGATTCAATAGATATAGAAGTTGTATTTGATGATACAGGGCTTGAAACTATTTTTTTTGATTGTGGAAATACTTCTGTAGAAAGTTTGAACTTACGTATTACAGACCAAGCAGGAAATCAAACTATCCAACCTGTTATTATAAATCCTTCTGCTACAAGCTATGACTTTAATGTAAATATTATTTCTGAGCCTTTGCGTCCTGCCATAATTTCTACAATTACAGCTCTTGTTAATAATTATTCTTGCGCTCCCAAATCTGGCGAACTCAAAGTTACTTTACCTTCAAATGTTACTTACGTTTCTTCATCTATTAATCCAAACAGAACTGTAGGAAATAATTTATTTTGGGATGTTACAGATTTGAGTTTTGATAGAAGTTTTTCCGTTAGAATACAAGTATTACCAAACGATAGCTTGAATATTGGTGATGAGGTTTGTTTTTCAGGACATATTACACCTGAAACAAATGACCTTACTCGTTTGAATAATATAAAACAATACTGTTTCCTAATCGTAAACTCTTACGACCCCAACGATAAACAAGTCTATCCACAAGGAATCTGTGATAATAAACTTACAAAACGTTCTGATTTACCTCTTACTTATACAATTCGTTTCCAAAATACAGGAAATGCCCCTGCTTTAAAAGTAAATATTGTAGATTCATTGAGCAATTTATTAGATAGAAGTTCATTGAAAATTGTGGAAAGTAGCCATACGATGGTTGTTGATACAGTAGCCAATAGTAATGTTATCAATTTCCGTTTTGATGATATTAACTTACCTGATAGCACTTCTAATCTAGAAGGCAGTCAAGGTTATGTTATTTTTGAGTTGGATGAGATTGCAGCCCATTCAGATACTTCAAGAATTGAAAATAAATCTTATATTTATTTTGACACCAATGAACCAATTATCACTAATACAGTCAAAAATACGATTGTGGATACCTTGCCAACAGCAACAATTACAATAAACAGAGAAAATTCTTTAGATAAAACAATTACCGTTTCATCTTCTGATTCTATTGTTTCAGTAGTTTGGTTTAAAGATGGAAGTGAAGTTGCTGGTTTTTCAAATCAGAGAACGATTCAACCAACTGAAAGTGGAAATTACAAAGCAAAAGTAGTTTATGAAACAGGCTGTGAATTTGAAACAGAAGAAAAGACTTTTACTTTTGACATACAAACTGGAATTGAAGAAGAATCTGCAAAAGTATTTTCTATCTATCCAAACCCAAATAATGGTTCATTTAAAGTAGAATTTGCAACAACTATCGACCAAAAAACAAACCTTGTTTTGGTAGATGCACTTGGTAGAACAATTTATAGCAAAGAAATTTCTATGAATCAAAAAACTACTCCTATTACACTTCCAAAAATAAGTGCAGGGGTTTATGTAGTTCAAATTGTTTCTCAAGGAAAAGTATATACAAAACAACTGGTTATTCAATAA
- the pyk gene encoding pyruvate kinase, which yields MKFSFNKTKVIATVGPATSTREQLLELMVAGVDVFRLNFSHGTYDDHKKVLDIIRELNHKFEFNVCILQDLQGPKIRVGDIEGGELELVKGAKIRITTDEGVMGTKERISCAYEDFVRDVKVGEPILMDDGKLELVVSEKDQNDVIAKVIVGGTLKPRKGINLPNTQVSAPSMTEKDLKDVMFGIENDVEWVALSFVRNASDMIRLKEIITKHDSKMRTVAKIERPEAVANIDSIIEEADALMVARGDLGVEINAEEVPVVQKRIVRKCNEAAKPVIIATQMMESMIENPRPTRAETNDVANAVMDGADALMLSGETAVGKYPVEVIKSMVKTISSIEVNVESIYHQYYPIPTSMNDYTSKSVITTACRLAQNVHAKALISMTQSGYTAFQLASHRPKAGIFIFTSNHNLLTTLNLVWGVRGYYYDKFVSTDQTFKDTQEILFEKGHIQKGDLFVNTASMPIDEKQRTNVLKLSKME from the coding sequence ATGAAATTTAGCTTCAATAAAACAAAAGTAATTGCAACTGTGGGCCCAGCCACTTCTACTCGTGAGCAGCTTTTAGAGCTTATGGTAGCAGGAGTAGATGTTTTTCGTCTCAACTTTTCACATGGCACTTACGACGATCACAAAAAAGTATTAGACATAATTAGAGAGCTTAATCATAAGTTTGAGTTTAATGTTTGTATTCTTCAAGATTTACAAGGGCCTAAAATTCGTGTAGGAGACATTGAAGGAGGAGAACTTGAGCTTGTAAAAGGAGCAAAAATTAGAATTACGACTGATGAGGGTGTAATGGGAACAAAAGAACGAATTAGTTGTGCTTACGAAGATTTTGTTAGAGATGTAAAAGTTGGAGAGCCTATTTTGATGGACGATGGAAAGCTAGAGCTTGTTGTTTCTGAAAAAGACCAAAATGATGTTATTGCAAAAGTAATTGTAGGAGGAACTCTAAAGCCACGAAAAGGAATTAACCTTCCTAATACACAGGTTTCTGCGCCGTCTATGACAGAAAAAGATTTGAAAGATGTTATGTTTGGAATTGAAAATGATGTAGAATGGGTAGCTCTTTCTTTTGTTCGTAATGCTAGTGATATGATTCGTTTGAAAGAAATTATTACAAAACATGACAGCAAAATGAGAACAGTTGCGAAAATCGAACGCCCAGAAGCAGTTGCAAATATTGATAGTATTATCGAAGAAGCTGATGCACTAATGGTAGCTCGTGGAGATTTGGGAGTAGAAATTAATGCTGAAGAAGTACCAGTAGTTCAGAAACGAATCGTTAGAAAGTGTAATGAAGCTGCAAAACCTGTTATTATTGCTACGCAGATGATGGAATCAATGATAGAAAATCCTCGTCCTACTCGTGCAGAAACAAATGATGTAGCTAATGCAGTGATGGACGGAGCAGATGCCCTTATGCTTAGTGGGGAAACGGCTGTTGGAAAATATCCAGTTGAGGTAATTAAAAGTATGGTAAAAACGATTAGTTCGATTGAAGTAAATGTAGAATCAATTTATCATCAATATTATCCAATTCCTACTTCAATGAATGATTATACAAGTAAGAGTGTAATTACGACAGCTTGTAGGTTGGCTCAAAATGTTCATGCAAAAGCACTCATTTCGATGACACAATCAGGTTATACAGCTTTTCAGTTGGCTAGTCATCGTCCGAAGGCAGGTATTTTTATCTTTACATCTAATCATAACTTACTCACTACACTTAATTTAGTTTGGGGAGTTCGTGGTTATTATTACGATAAATTTGTTTCGACAGACCAAACCTTTAAAGATACACAAGAGATTTTGTTTGAAAAAGGACATATTCAAAAAGGAGATTTGTTTGTCAATACTGCCAGTATGCCAATCGATGAAAAACAACGAACTAATGTTTTGAAGTTGAGTAAGATGGAATAG
- a CDS encoding geranylgeranylglyceryl/heptaprenylglyceryl phosphate synthase gives MNVYPKILEAALKGQKMLAVLIDPDRIDPKKTALLAAQAAHYGISFFMVGGSLLTEGEVSQTVKLIKSHAKLPVVLFPGHHTHLAPEADSLFLLSLISGRNPEYLIGQHVAAAPRLRRMDLEVIPTGYMLVLCDNLTTVSYISQTLPIPYEKAEVAANTALAGEYLGMRLAYLDGGSGAAKPISPRMIRTVKQSINIPLIIGGGVRTPEALHMAFAAGADVVVVGTRLEEEPALIADFAAVLHQFNKKKK, from the coding sequence ATGAATGTATATCCTAAAATTTTGGAAGCTGCCTTAAAAGGTCAAAAAATGTTGGCTGTTTTGATAGACCCTGACCGTATAGACCCTAAAAAAACAGCTCTTTTAGCTGCACAAGCTGCTCATTACGGAATTTCTTTTTTTATGGTAGGAGGAAGTCTTCTGACAGAAGGCGAAGTTTCTCAAACTGTAAAACTCATAAAATCTCATGCAAAGCTACCTGTTGTTTTGTTCCCAGGGCATCATACTCATCTTGCTCCAGAGGCTGATAGTTTGTTTCTACTTTCTCTTATTTCGGGCAGAAATCCAGAATATTTAATAGGGCAACACGTTGCAGCAGCTCCACGACTCCGTAGAATGGATTTGGAAGTTATCCCGACAGGTTATATGCTTGTTTTGTGTGATAACTTGACAACTGTTTCTTATATTAGTCAGACGTTGCCAATTCCTTATGAAAAGGCAGAAGTTGCAGCCAACACAGCTCTTGCAGGAGAATACTTAGGAATGCGTTTGGCTTATTTAGACGGTGGAAGTGGTGCAGCAAAACCAATTTCTCCAAGAATGATTCGAACTGTAAAACAGAGTATAAATATCCCTTTAATAATTGGAGGAGGAGTCCGAACGCCTGAAGCATTACACATGGCTTTTGCTGCTGGTGCTGATGTGGTGGTAGTCGGAACACGCTTAGAAGAAGAACCTGCTCTAATTGCTGACTTTGCAGCCGTTTTACATCAATTCAATAAAAAGAAAAAATAA
- a CDS encoding S8 family serine peptidase, producing MNIRNYPFLAALSFVFMQFIFIFSVSAQNFSSIPSDKTKYWVFFSQKDTTDYDYTFAVSAKTIENRKLQKLPLRQYSDISVSEKFVQKVENSVTDKSIVKSKWLNAISIYLNEEEAIRVQNLPFVTHLQALTTKWKPLSYSKIQKRKMGKAMEQLELSILKKENLTGKGVTIGVIDAGFYGSDKSNYLKHLDTSRVLGMRDFVNPKQKDLFREKETSDDSHGATVLEMIGGYNDDKDNSNQVGAASEAQFYLARTDHGVTETRSEEDFWVAAMEWMDSSGVKLINTSLGYSVGFDDKKEDYDTKQMDGKTSVVSKAVNMAFNEKGILIVVSAGNEGWDKWKIVSTPGDSPFALSIGATNGAGLKMGYSSIGADFVEFLKPNVACYSLTGTSFSAPNITGFAACLWQKSPKATNKEIFEAIEKSASLYPFGNNFIGYGIPKASNAIKILDGKKIKTTIKEVEEKGNSFKFDLKAGERYVVFHKQDKRIVVEQDSEKAASRKDIKITLKRPKDTNFSTIYIDGVGGFEIEWK from the coding sequence ATGAATATACGTAACTATCCATTTTTAGCTGCATTATCTTTTGTATTTATGCAGTTTATCTTTATTTTTTCTGTTTCTGCTCAAAATTTTTCTTCTATTCCTTCTGATAAAACAAAATATTGGGTTTTCTTTTCTCAAAAAGACACAACAGATTATGATTATACTTTTGCTGTTTCTGCCAAAACAATTGAAAACAGAAAACTACAAAAACTTCCTTTAAGGCAATATAGTGATATTTCCGTTTCTGAAAAATTTGTACAAAAAGTAGAAAACTCTGTAACTGATAAGTCAATCGTAAAATCAAAATGGCTTAATGCAATTTCTATTTATCTCAACGAAGAAGAAGCTATACGGGTTCAGAATCTTCCTTTTGTTACACACTTACAAGCCTTAACGACAAAGTGGAAGCCTTTATCTTACTCTAAAATACAAAAAAGAAAAATGGGAAAAGCTATGGAACAGCTAGAGCTTTCTATTTTAAAAAAAGAAAATCTAACAGGAAAAGGTGTTACAATTGGCGTTATTGATGCTGGTTTTTACGGAAGTGATAAAAGTAATTATTTAAAACATTTAGACACAAGTCGTGTGTTGGGAATGCGTGATTTTGTAAACCCAAAACAGAAAGACCTTTTTAGAGAAAAAGAAACTTCTGATGATTCGCATGGAGCAACAGTTCTGGAAATGATAGGAGGTTATAATGATGATAAAGATAATTCTAATCAAGTGGGAGCAGCTTCAGAAGCGCAATTTTATCTTGCCAGAACCGACCACGGCGTTACAGAAACACGTTCCGAGGAAGATTTTTGGGTTGCTGCAATGGAGTGGATGGACAGTTCAGGCGTAAAGCTTATCAATACTTCGCTAGGTTATTCCGTTGGTTTTGATGATAAAAAGGAAGACTATGATACGAAACAAATGGATGGAAAGACGAGCGTTGTCAGTAAGGCTGTAAATATGGCTTTCAATGAAAAGGGAATTTTGATTGTTGTTTCAGCAGGAAATGAAGGTTGGGACAAATGGAAAATCGTCTCTACTCCGGGGGATAGTCCGTTTGCGCTTTCTATTGGAGCAACCAATGGAGCAGGATTAAAAATGGGTTATAGTAGTATAGGAGCAGATTTTGTAGAATTTCTAAAACCAAATGTTGCTTGTTATTCACTTACAGGAACGTCTTTTTCTGCGCCAAATATCACAGGTTTCGCAGCTTGTTTGTGGCAAAAGAGTCCGAAAGCAACGAATAAGGAAATCTTTGAAGCCATAGAAAAATCAGCTTCTTTATATCCTTTTGGAAATAATTTTATAGGTTATGGAATCCCAAAGGCATCCAATGCAATCAAAATTTTGGACGGTAAAAAAATAAAAACTACAATCAAAGAAGTTGAGGAAAAAGGAAACTCTTTCAAATTTGATTTGAAGGCAGGAGAGCGTTATGTTGTTTTTCATAAGCAAGACAAGCGAATTGTAGTAGAACAAGACTCAGAAAAAGCTGCCAGTAGAAAGGATATTAAAATTACTCTCAAAAGACCTAAAGACACAAATTTCTCTACAATTTATATAGACGGCGTGGGTGGTTTTGAAATAGAATGGAAATAG
- a CDS encoding sigma-70 family RNA polymerase sigma factor codes for MVKAIELTDIELRLIEGCRKKHAKSQEMLYKHFYGYAMSVSLRYCKSKDEASEVLNDSFMKVFTKVNQYDTKKSFRGWLRRIIINTAIDFYRKNEKHSNHLDVEYADREEDSTGNVIDQMSAEEIYALVQKLPDVYRLTFNLYEIEGYSHEEIGEQMGIPAGTSRSNLSRAKQKLRLLIKEHFGKKYEAYIR; via the coding sequence TTGGTGAAAGCCATAGAGCTAACAGATATTGAACTTCGCCTTATTGAAGGCTGCCGAAAAAAACACGCAAAAAGTCAAGAAATGTTATACAAGCATTTTTATGGGTATGCGATGTCGGTGTCGCTACGTTACTGTAAAAGCAAAGACGAAGCGAGTGAGGTTTTGAATGATAGCTTTATGAAAGTATTTACAAAAGTAAATCAATATGACACCAAAAAATCATTTAGAGGTTGGCTTCGAAGGATAATCATTAATACAGCCATTGATTTTTATCGTAAAAATGAAAAACATAGTAATCACTTAGATGTAGAATATGCTGATAGAGAAGAGGATTCGACAGGTAATGTTATTGACCAAATGAGTGCAGAAGAAATATATGCACTTGTACAAAAGTTACCTGATGTTTATCGGCTTACCTTTAACCTCTATGAAATTGAAGGCTATTCACATGAAGAAATTGGAGAGCAAATGGGAATACCAGCAGGAACTTCTCGTTCGAACCTATCCAGAGCAAAACAAAAATTACGCTTACTAATAAAAGAGCATTTCGGAAAAAAGTATGAAGCATATATACGATAA
- a CDS encoding outer membrane beta-barrel protein, with product MKHIYDNQDGNHKSSEERFTERFREVANNYEPTFQPADWSAMQTKLAAHNEKDRKAVVFRRLAVFATMGAAAVILLFGGYQFLDNSANKVSNQNIALEEKTIQNKTNQNSTDEKTTTQNDLIENLASNKKNNFDNYSDNNSEKNTKKFTKTKSYSDSKSQIEKNSENSQIAQTNSVSNSLFNETSETKNTQIAFNSSSNDNLEEKSAKNSLLENGNIESDKMLSALKLEQNNFDLFVDITPNEIALPELQIDETLLASNKNEELIIKKPVVSAIGKWRIGAAIMAMTNIYKSNDKQEMNYETGYGIMADYQVSKRFNVSVGAVYTQKQIALEEPSVITDITNLYNPNLNEDAWVKKNKTQINWQLIELPIHLRYNAIQTDRNKWFVSAGTSNYFSLKENYESDYTVSYQDIYDPRLTRSQEVVRQRETQSALQLFATINVSAGLETSLGKHLTLQVEPYWKFPVRSLGSEGVFVQTGGLLTRINFAL from the coding sequence ATGAAGCATATATACGATAACCAAGACGGGAATCACAAATCATCAGAAGAGCGTTTTACAGAACGGTTTAGAGAGGTTGCAAATAATTACGAACCTACTTTTCAACCTGCTGATTGGTCGGCTATGCAAACAAAATTGGCTGCTCATAATGAAAAAGACCGTAAAGCAGTAGTATTTCGTCGTTTAGCTGTCTTTGCAACTATGGGAGCTGCAGCAGTAATTTTACTTTTTGGAGGGTATCAATTTTTAGATAATTCAGCAAACAAAGTTTCAAATCAAAATATAGCTCTTGAAGAAAAAACTATACAAAATAAAACTAACCAAAACTCTACGGATGAAAAAACAACTACACAAAACGATTTAATAGAAAATTTAGCATCTAATAAGAAAAATAATTTCGATAATTACTCAGACAATAATTCAGAAAAAAACACTAAAAAATTCACTAAAACAAAATCATATTCTGATTCAAAAAGTCAGATAGAAAAAAATTCTGAAAATAGTCAGATAGCTCAAACTAATTCTGTATCAAACTCTTTGTTTAATGAAACATCAGAGACTAAAAATACTCAAATAGCTTTTAATTCTTCTTCAAACGATAATTTAGAAGAAAAAAGCGCAAAAAATAGCTTGTTGGAAAATGGTAATATAGAATCAGATAAAATGCTTAGTGCATTAAAATTAGAACAAAATAATTTTGATTTATTTGTTGATATTACGCCAAATGAAATTGCATTACCAGAGCTACAAATTGATGAAACACTTCTTGCTTCTAATAAAAATGAGGAACTGATTATAAAAAAACCAGTAGTGAGTGCTATCGGAAAATGGAGAATTGGAGCTGCTATTATGGCAATGACAAATATTTATAAGAGTAATGATAAACAAGAAATGAATTATGAAACTGGATATGGGATAATGGCTGACTATCAAGTCTCTAAAAGATTCAATGTTTCAGTTGGAGCAGTTTATACACAAAAACAAATTGCCTTAGAAGAGCCTTCAGTTATCACAGATATTACAAACCTTTATAATCCAAATCTAAATGAAGATGCTTGGGTAAAGAAAAACAAAACTCAAATAAATTGGCAATTAATAGAATTACCTATACATTTGCGATACAATGCAATTCAGACAGATCGAAATAAGTGGTTTGTATCAGCAGGTACATCAAATTATTTCTCTTTGAAAGAAAATTATGAATCAGATTACACTGTTTCATATCAAGATATTTATGACCCACGACTTACTCGCTCACAAGAAGTAGTAAGACAGAGGGAAACACAATCAGCTTTACAGCTTTTTGCAACCATTAATGTTTCTGCAGGACTTGAAACCTCCTTAGGAAAGCATTTAACGCTACAAGTTGAACCGTATTGGAAATTTCCAGTACGCTCACTTGGTTCGGAAGGGGTATTTGTTCAGACAGGTGGATTACTTACACGCATTAATTTCGCATTGTAA